A genomic window from Punica granatum isolate Tunisia-2019 chromosome 2, ASM765513v2, whole genome shotgun sequence includes:
- the LOC116194297 gene encoding uncharacterized protein LOC116194297 isoform X1, whose amino-acid sequence MSDRDPTSKEDSSVGGVLKVLEALKQASHELQDSADSNSPAMKTLLELETESDSILSKDPHLSNLAHHLANLRTLIHKSRGGFSLTSFLSRRSPTHSISRVAESIESEIQAWIDRETIEKLIVALSNKDRNRDGDDIIRLVAQLERRVSQGFDPELQDMVLKSKLLLRLDAILCDPSCSTSTWEHAAYAVAAFIRFNKDVFVGQVSMAATVQALIAIGTPDSLRVLCSLVKSIKSPLVDEVQSNGEIPNIISFLDSEDVQTRLVAMECILEIGYFGRKEAIEAMLKAGLIEKLVELQWSDLGGDLIGLGRHEKERSGRRFLESHPFASCVARFAVQLEVGEGLRQRERRAFKQQILIRVREASSSDAEAATIVAEGSGLAEWPLAAWTIFLSANAAAR is encoded by the exons ATGAGTGACCGAGACCCAACATCCAAGGAAGATAGCAGCGTGGGGGGAGTGCTCAAAGTGCTCGAGGCCTTGAAGCAAGCGTCTCATGAGCTGCAAGACTCGGCCGATTCCAACTCCCCCGCCATGAAAACCCTACTGGAGCTGGAAACCGAGTCGGATTCCATTCTCTCCAAGGACCCCCACCTCTCCAACCTGGCCCATCACCTCGCCAACCTCCGAACCCTCATCCACAAGTCTCGAGGTGGCTTCAGCCTCACATCCTTCCTCTCTCGACGCTCTCCCACTCACTCCATCTCCCGGGTGGCCGAGTCGATTGAGTCCGAAATCCAGGCATGGATCGACAGGGAGACCATCGAGAAGCTGATCGTAGCTCTCTCAAACAAGGATAGGAATAGGGATGGGGATGACATCATCAGGCTCGTGGCTCAGCTCGAGAGGCGTGTTTCACAAGGATTCGACCCGGAGCTGCAGGATATGGTGCTGAAGTCGAAGCTGCTCCTGCGGCTGGATGCCATATTGTGCGACCCCAGCTGCTCAACAAGTACCTGGGAGCATGCGGCCTATGCGGTTGCAGCCTTTATCCGATTCAACAAGGATGTGTTCGTGGGTCAAGTATCCATGGCGGCAACCGTGCAGGCCTTGATCGCGATCGGTACCCCGGACTCCCTGAGAGTGCTCTGTTCACTGGTCAAATCCATCAAGTCCCCGCTGGTGGATGAGGTCCAGTCCAATGGGGAGATACCCAACATCATAAGCTTCCTGGACTCTGAGGACGTGCAGACACGGTTGGTGGCCATGGAGTGCATCCTGGAGATTGGCTACTTTGGGAGGAAAGAGGCGATCGAGGCGATGCTCAAGGCAGGGCTGATAGAGAAGCTGGTGGAGCTGCAGTGGTCAGATCTCGGGGGCGACCTGATCGGCTTGGGGAGGCACGAGAAGGAGAGAAGCGGGAGGAGATTTCTAGAGAGCCATCCTTTTGCAAGCTGTGTGGCGAGATTCGCGGTGCAGCTGGAGGTCGGGGAAGGGTTGAGGCAGAGGGAGCGGAGAGCCTTCAAGCAGCAGATACTGATCAGGGTCAGGGAGGCTTCCTCGTCTGATGCCGAGGCTGCTACTATTGTTGCTGAG GGATCTGGTTTAGCAGAATGGCCGCTAGCTGCTTGGACCATTTTCCTGTCAGCAAATGCAGCAGCTAGGTAG
- the LOC116194297 gene encoding uncharacterized protein LOC116194297 isoform X2 translates to MSDRDPTSKEDSSVGGVLKVLEALKQASHELQDSADSNSPAMKTLLELETESDSILSKDPHLSNLAHHLANLRTLIHKSRGGFSLTSFLSRRSPTHSISRVAESIESEIQAWIDRETIEKLIVALSNKDRNRDGDDIIRLVAQLERRVSQGFDPELQDMVLKSKLLLRLDAILCDPSCSTSTWEHAAYAVAAFIRFNKDVFVGQVSMAATVQALIAIGTPDSLRVLCSLVKSIKSPLVDEVQSNGEIPNIISFLDSEDVQTRLVAMECILEIGYFGRKEAIEAMLKAGLIEKLVELQWSDLGGDLIGLGRHEKERSGRRFLESHPFASCVARFAVQLEVGEGLRQRERRAFKQQILIRVREASSSDAEAATIVAEVFL, encoded by the exons ATGAGTGACCGAGACCCAACATCCAAGGAAGATAGCAGCGTGGGGGGAGTGCTCAAAGTGCTCGAGGCCTTGAAGCAAGCGTCTCATGAGCTGCAAGACTCGGCCGATTCCAACTCCCCCGCCATGAAAACCCTACTGGAGCTGGAAACCGAGTCGGATTCCATTCTCTCCAAGGACCCCCACCTCTCCAACCTGGCCCATCACCTCGCCAACCTCCGAACCCTCATCCACAAGTCTCGAGGTGGCTTCAGCCTCACATCCTTCCTCTCTCGACGCTCTCCCACTCACTCCATCTCCCGGGTGGCCGAGTCGATTGAGTCCGAAATCCAGGCATGGATCGACAGGGAGACCATCGAGAAGCTGATCGTAGCTCTCTCAAACAAGGATAGGAATAGGGATGGGGATGACATCATCAGGCTCGTGGCTCAGCTCGAGAGGCGTGTTTCACAAGGATTCGACCCGGAGCTGCAGGATATGGTGCTGAAGTCGAAGCTGCTCCTGCGGCTGGATGCCATATTGTGCGACCCCAGCTGCTCAACAAGTACCTGGGAGCATGCGGCCTATGCGGTTGCAGCCTTTATCCGATTCAACAAGGATGTGTTCGTGGGTCAAGTATCCATGGCGGCAACCGTGCAGGCCTTGATCGCGATCGGTACCCCGGACTCCCTGAGAGTGCTCTGTTCACTGGTCAAATCCATCAAGTCCCCGCTGGTGGATGAGGTCCAGTCCAATGGGGAGATACCCAACATCATAAGCTTCCTGGACTCTGAGGACGTGCAGACACGGTTGGTGGCCATGGAGTGCATCCTGGAGATTGGCTACTTTGGGAGGAAAGAGGCGATCGAGGCGATGCTCAAGGCAGGGCTGATAGAGAAGCTGGTGGAGCTGCAGTGGTCAGATCTCGGGGGCGACCTGATCGGCTTGGGGAGGCACGAGAAGGAGAGAAGCGGGAGGAGATTTCTAGAGAGCCATCCTTTTGCAAGCTGTGTGGCGAGATTCGCGGTGCAGCTGGAGGTCGGGGAAGGGTTGAGGCAGAGGGAGCGGAGAGCCTTCAAGCAGCAGATACTGATCAGGGTCAGGGAGGCTTCCTCGTCTGATGCCGAGGCTGCTACTATTGTTGCTGAG GTTTTTCTTTGA